The Lytechinus pictus isolate F3 Inbred chromosome 15, Lp3.0, whole genome shotgun sequence genome contains a region encoding:
- the LOC129277737 gene encoding DNA repair protein SWI5 homolog: MDHADQKEEIEDIGSGKPIKRRRLGRSLGSRNSSWVPPFATPPSAQKIGGRSSGNAANQSTSPTATSAEIENSATTSFCESSPNGKSVKLTPVNSTPRSSHPRLLGSLSSRKRSRGDFKSPMRKLDEKKQAETPESIEKENDKLRERLSELDKEISELKDEGLSEDELQLHIKKIHEYNELKDMTQMLLGRIAMLEGVTTRELHEEMGLGED, from the exons ATGGACCATGCTgaccaaaaagaagaaattgaGGACATTGGTTCAGGGAAACCCATCAAACGCCGTCGCTTAGGACGTTCATTAGGTAGTCGAAATTCCAGCTGGGTTCCACCGTTTGCTACCCCACCATCTGCCCAGAAGATTGGGGGACGGAGCTCTGGAAATGCCGCTAACCAAAGCACCAGTCCGACCGCGACATCCGCAGAAATTGAAAACTCCGCAACAACTTCATTCTGTGAATCCAGTCCAAATGGAAAAAGTGTAAAACTTACCCCAGTGAATAGTACACCCAG GTCAAGCCACCCAAGATTGTTGGGCTCATTGTCATCTCGAAAACGAAGCAGAGGAGACTTCAAGTCACCA ATGAGAAAATTAGATGAAAAGAAGCAAGCTGAAACCCCAGAGTCCATTGAAAAAGAGAATGACAAACTGAGAGAAAGATTATCAGAGTTGGATAAAGAAATATCAGAACTGAAAGATGA agGTTTGAGTGAGGATGAGCTCCAGCTTCATATCAAGAAGATACATGAATACAATGAACTCAAGGATATGACTCAGATGCTTCTTGGGAGGATAG CAATGCTAGAGGGAGTAACGACAAGAGAGCTTCACGAAGAAATGGGACTAGGGGAAGACTGA
- the LOC129277736 gene encoding uncharacterized protein LOC129277736 isoform X2 — protein sequence MASTQTMFMNWKVPSRLYNQDPTTTALAGTPPDKTGYSKFTDHRKVSKLAGQIPPSYLTRKTHDPTTTTHFPPKQGMLRQMREKEMEEQIMREKYAMEKQKPKEPSSRITRFPAMPMLSAKLNVKQTSDRPRDAGVMPVPNNAVTMSGRIRSDITQEDKNYITKANKAPSQTETSKVVNKWLESASDKERDLAFQFFGSLAGKKLMGGDQASPEGRSKKSAPCNVCDTTRLKDVLGVLKTTGGPISSSDKDLRPGESNRRRLRLLSPFTRRHKDEMQSWHHLPTFRHRGPVSNTIGLFTQPHKPVQRHFTIHPEWD from the exons ATGTTCATGAACTGGAAGGTTCCTTCTCGCCTCTACAACCAAGATCCAACTACTACTGCACTGGCTGGTACACCTCCAGACAAGACAGGCTATAGTAAAT TCACAGATCACAGAAAAGTGTCCAAGCTTGCAGGTCAGATCCCGCCGTCGTACCTGACACGGAAGACCCATGACCCCACGACGACGACCCACTTTCCCCCGAAACAAGGGATGCTTCGTCAGATGAGAGAGAAGGAGATGGAAGAACAGATCATGAGGGAGAAATACGCAATGGAGAAACAGAAACCAAAGGAACCCTCATCTAGAA TCACACGCTTCCCTGCAATGCCAATGCTATCGGCAAAACTCAATGTGAAACAAACAAGTGAT CGGCCACGCGATGCTGGGGTAATGCCCGTCCCTAACAACGCTGTGACCATGTCTGGGAGGATTAGGAGTGATATCACACAGGAGGATAAGAATTACATCACCAAGGCTAACAAAGCACCCAGTCAAACCGAAACATCCAAGGTGGTCAACAAGTGGCTTGAATCCGCAAGTGACAAAG aGCGTGATTTGGCATTCCAGTTTTTTGGCTCTCTTGCTGGCAAGAAGCTCATGGGCGGCGACCAGGCATCACCAGAGGGAAGATCTAAGAAGAGCGCCCCCTGCAACGTTTGTGATACAACGAGGCTCAAGGATGTTCTGGGTGTCCTGAAAAC GACCGGAGGGCCTATCTCCAGCAGTGACAAAGACCTCCGGCCCGGTGAATCCAACAGGCGCCGCCTTCGTCTCCTGTCCCCGTTCACACGGCGACACAAGGATGAAATGCAGTCGTGGCACCATCTACCGACATTCCGTCACCGCGGCCCCGTGTCCAACACCATTGGACTGTTCACCCAGCCGCATAAACCCGTGCAACGCCACTTCACCATACACCCTGAATGGGATTAG